The nucleotide sequence cctgcctctCAAGAAGCCGTTTGCTTGCCTCTTAGACCCAGAGGACCCCTGTTGTCAGTCTCAGTGGTGAGGAGGGAGGCAGTTTGATGCCTCTCAGACTGAAACTTTGGACTGTCTCAGAGCCAGTGTGGAGGGTTGGGTGGGAGATGAGTGGCTGTTTCCTGACAGGGGCAGAGCAGTGTCTCCTCTGCTCAGGCTCTCTTCCTTTCCTCGTTTGCAGATGCCTCCTCCAGGAATCCCCCCACCTTTTCCTCCAATGGGGCTCCCTCCCATGAGTCAGAGACCACCAGCCATCCCCCCCATGCCACCTGGCATCATGCCCCCAATGCTCCCACCAATGGGGGCACCACCACCACTCACACAGGTAATCTCCCCTGCTCCAGGGCCTCAGAAAACCCTGTCATCTCAGTTGCAGGTAGAGATGAAGGTGGATatctgaactgaacttgagagtctggggaggaagggagggaaggtgggGCCAGGCCCATATGAATTTGCCTGCTGAGTGGCTAGAGGCCACTCTGAGGCTCAGCTGAGCACCCAGAGCCCAGTGCGTGCCCTTGTGAGGGTCATGGCCCCGACAGCATCTCTCAGGACTCTGTGCAGCCTGTGCTTGCCTTCACCTCAGTAGCTGGTTTTTGTCTCCTTTGTATCCATAGATACCAGGAATGGTACCTCCCATGATGCCAGGAATGCTGATGCCAGCAGTGCCTGTCACCGCAGCGGTAAGCACTGGGGGGCAGGAAGTGGGCTCTGCGCTGCAGCCCAGCGGGTCTGACTTGGCGTACAGGGACGCGGCCTctgttctctccctcttctcatcACATCCACCCTTGGCCCCTCTGTGCTCCCCACACTGAGTCCTTCCAGCCACGAACTCAGCTCTTCTAGCTTCTCACTCGTCCCAAAAGGCACATACATCCTCTCATTATCCCCCTGCTATGCCCAGTTCCCTTAAGGAACACCTTCACTCCAGACACTGATCACTCTCACAGAGTTAGCACTGTGGACACGTGAATACAATTTCCTCTTCGCATCTTCTTTGTCTCTGGAGGAAGCGGCAGTACCTGGAGATCTCACTATACCTTCTTGTGCTGCCGTTCAGCGTAGTAGAGTTGGGTAGGATGTGGCAGTTGGTACTTTCTGTGGAAGAGGTGGGCCATGGAGTCTCACTCAACAGAATACTCTGTCTTGAAAAAAGGAGCTGCCGTGCAGTTTCTTCCTGGGGTCCTAGAGCCATGGTCCCGGAGGGTGGGGGAAGCTTGTTAGGGAGCAGAGATCCCTGGGAGCAGGACACATGGATCCTGGCCTGGCCTGCTTCTTCATCCCCCATGGCCTGGGTCTTGGGGGCCACTGGGCTTGGCCCCAAcccttccccctcctctttcTTCGGCAGACGGCTCCGGGTGCGGACACCGCCAGCTGTGAGTCTTCTGGGGGGTCTGCTCCCCCCAGGCTCGGAGGTTGGGCGGGGAGAGGGACCATGGACTAGGGCCCACCCTGGATCATGCCTGTTGGGGTGCCAGGGATCCTGGgatgtgatgggaccaggggAGATTTACTGGGGATGGAGTGTAAGGGAGGAAAAGATGGGGATCAGATAAGGGTTGGAACAAGGACTTAATAGGTTTCCTTTGGCTTCTTTTCTAGCTGCTGTGGCTGGGACAGGCCCTCCGGTAAGTTCTTTCCACTCAGGGGTCTCTGGGTAGGAGGCTGAAAGAGGTGCTAATGGTTAAATTTTGGGGATGAGGAGGAGAAGCTTTGGGAAAGGAGCCGTGACCACCGTTCTGTGCACCCTCCCCTCCCTAGAGGGCCCTGTGGAGCGAGCATGTGGCCCCTGACGGGCGCGTCTACTACTACAACGCTGACGACAAGCAGTCCGTGTGGGAGAAGCCCAGCGTGCTCAAGTCCAAGGCAGAGGTCCTGAATGGGGCTTTCTGGCTCTTTTTTTCAGCTGCCCTGACCCTTCCAAGTCCTTGGCCTTCCTTGAGTCTCTAACCATACTCATGGTTCCTCTAATCCTAAGATCCCTGACTATTCCCCAACCTTCCTAGGATCTCAAGAAGTCCACCTTCCCTCATCTTGAGCCAGGCCAGGTGGTAGCTAAACACTTCTGTGTACCCCCTCACTGGGTCCCCTCACTTAGCTCCCCCAACTGTGGCTGGCGGGTATGCCCAACCCACTGATGTTCCCTGGCCCATCCTCTTACAGCTCCTGCTGTCCCAGTGTCCCTGGAAAGAGTACAAGTCGGACACAGGCAAACCTTACTACTACAACAATCAGAGTAAGGAGTCCCGCTGGACCCGGCCCAAGGACCTGGATGACCTGGAGGGTGAGGAGGGGGTGGGCCCAAGCAGGGGCTCAGGGGCGTGACTCTGTGCTACTCTCTAACCATGTTATCCTTTCCTGTTGCAGCTCTAGTCAAACAAGAGGCTGCAGGGTAAGTGACTTGCTTGTCTTGCCTGCCCGTCCACCCATACGTGGGGCCTCCTGAGGGGTGGGAATGGCCTCTCTCCATGATCCGTGCTCTGTGTGAGGAAGAGCCGGCTCTCATCTCCTTGTGGAGTGGTCTGCTCTGGCTCTAGTCCTTCACAGGATGGAGACCAGTCAGCCCCTGACCACCTCTGTCTTTGCACTACTGGACACTGCCCTTCTGACCCACCTGCAGGaaacagcagcagccacagacACTACAGCCACAGCCTCCTCAGCCTCAGCCCGATCCCCCACCTGTGCCGCCCGGCCCCACCCTTCTGCCCACAGGCCTCCTAGAACCTGAGCCAGGTGGGAGTGAAGATTGCGCCGTGTCAGAGGCTGCCCAGCCCCTGGAACAGGGGCTCCTGCAGCAGCCAGAGGAGGGCCCCAGCAGGTGAGGGCTGCCTCCCATGGCATTCTAGACCTCAGGCTCCcacctgggttcaacccttgaCCTCTGCCAGGTTTCTCGGTAAAGGGGTGAAGATCTGGGCATGGCTTCTAATGAgcagaaaagggcttccctggggaacAAGGGAGTGTCCTGATCACACAGGGCACTGAAAACTATAGGGACTTGGGGACTCTGGCTGAGTTCCCTTTGTATCCCAGTTCTGCTGGACAGCATCAGCCACCAcagcaagaggaagaagaatCAAAACCGGAGCCGGAGAGGTCTGGCCTCAGTTGGAGCAACCGGGAGAAGGCAAAGCAGGCCTTCAAGGAGCTGCTGAGGGACAAGGTGCTGAGGGTGGGGCTCCCAGGGTAGCCCTGGAGGGGGCTGAAGGTGGGCAGGGCCCATGACCCCCGCCTGCTCCATTCCAGGCTGTCCCCTCCAATGCTTCGTGGGAACAGGCCATGAAGATGGTGGTCACTGACCCCCGTTACAGGTAGGCCTGGGCAGGCCCTCCAGACATTGTTCATGAGGGTGGCTGATCCACGGATTTCCTAAGAAACCCTGATGGGGTCAGAGTGAGGAGAGTGATAGATGGGTGAGCGTGCTGGGGAAGAGAAGCTGAAGAGCctccaggagaaggggaaggggatcattcaataaatgcttgttgaattgaATTGATTGGAATTGAATTAATTGGGGAAAGGGGTTGGATAGGGCAGAGGCCTGACTGCAACTTGAGAACCCATAGCAAAAGGGCTCACTCAGTATTAATAGTGTCTTAAGAGCCCTGTCTTGTTCCCTCACTGTTTGTCACCCTTCCCCACATGCCAGAGACCAACCTATCTTGCTTCCCTGTGCCCTTGGGGCCCCTGCAGCCCGCTGTGCCCATGCGTGGACATTCAGTCAGTTCTGTGAGACCCATCCCCAGTGTGCCATGACCCTGCTTTGTGGGCTGTGCATTCTGGTTCAGGCTAACTCGTCTGTCCCCACCAAACTCCCACCCTGTCCACCCTAGTGCCTTGCCCAAACTGAGTGAGAAAAAGCAGGCATTCAATGCCTACAAAGCGCAgcgggagaaggaggagaaggaagaggcccGGCTAAGAGCCAAGGAGGCCAAGCAGACCTTGCAGCATTTCCTGGAGCAGCATGAACGCATGACCTCCACTACCCGCTACCGGTCAGGGGGCCAGGCTGGGTTTGGGCCTGGGAACCCTGAGACCCCCATGGGCCCAGGCTctgttctctgcctgccttctcaCAGCCCATATGCTCCACAGGCGGGCAGAACAGACCTTTGGGGAGCTGGAGGTCTGGGCTGTGGTCCCTGAGAGGGATCGAAAAGAGGTTTATGATGATGTCCTCTTCTTCCTGGCCAAGAAGGAGAAGGTAACAGCTACTGGGCTGGATCCATCAGCCCCAGTCTCATTAAGgccttccatgtcttggcttccTTGTGGACCCACCCATTCACTTGCTGCCCCAGGGTCCCAGCTTCTTACTTAGAAGCTGGTATGGCACATCCCCAGTTCATGCTTTGGGCCTACAACTTGGTCTGGGAGGACAGGAAGGTCTCTGAGGGTGTGGTCTGTAACCTGTGCTCCTTCCCCTTTCTGGAGTCAGAAAGGCCTTGAGTCTGGCCATCCCAAAGTTCCCAAACCACCTGCCTTTACCTAGGTTCTTTGCCCAGGCCCACTTGTGTagctctgccctgccctgcctcacCCTAACCCCATGGCTCCCTAGGAACAGGCCAAGCAGCTGCGGCGCCGCAACATCCAGGCCCTGAAGAGCATCCTAGATGGGATGAGTAGTGTCAACTTCCAAACCACATGGTCCCAGGCCCAGCAGTACCTCATGGATAACCCCAGCTTTGCTCAGGACCATCAGCTGCAGAGTAAGCCTGGGtctccactcccttctctcccttcctttttccttcctgacCCCCAGCACCTGCCTCACACCACTCCCCCTGCACCTCCTATCCCCTTGGACATCTAGGAGTCCCTCGCATTTAGTCCAGAACCTCTCTGGACTTGAGATCACAGGATGGATGCTTCAGGACACCTCTCCCTCTAGGGTCTATAGTTAACGCAGATATTATGTGTTCTTGGGGGAAGAGCACTGGGATAGGAATAATATTTGAAGATGACTTTTATAGCTCATGTGAATATGGTTTTAAATCATCTTGGTATGGTGGGCTGTAAATGATCACACATGTGGCAATCAGCTGCTGTTGGCCTGTCATCATTTGCAGTATCTTCTGATATTCACCTTCTGAAGTTATATCAAAGCCTGGTTGATTCCCAgtccaataaaaagtaaaaccttAGATTCTGAGATAACTGATTTTATATAATGACTTCTAGTAACCAAATTCACAAGAGCTGAATGCTTCTATTTAATACTTCATATAATCACTGAACCCTTTTCATGAACCATCATTCCAATAGCCTCTCCCAGGAgcccctgctcccctctccccaccaccctaGATGTCCCCAACAGCTGCAGGAGTAGCATCTTGGAAACTCTGGAGGGGCTGGGACTGAGAGGGTGTTCACCTGGTGCGGTGCCTGCTGAGCCTCCTCTCTGCGGTTAGACATGGACAAGGAAGATGCGCTGATCTGCTTTGAGGAGCACATCCGAGctttggagagggaggaggaggaggagcgagAGCGAGCCCGACTTCGGGAGCGGCGCCAGCAGCGCAAGAACCGGGAGGCCTTCCAGGTATCTTTGCCGCCCTCTGGATCGGAACTCAGCTCTGCCCCGGACAGTCTCTTCACCCACACGCTGCCTCCTCTTGGCCAGGCCCACTGTTCTCCCTGTGCCCAGCCTGTCCTCGCTCCATGAGGACTGTCTGTGCCTGCAGTTTTGCTCCTGCTGTGTCCCCTCAACTCTGGGCCAGCTCCTCTAGACTAGGTGTGCGTGCCACCTGGAAACTGCCAGCAGATGGCGCCCTAAAAGCAAGGCTCAGCAGCTTGGCCAGGTTTATTTCCCTTCACTGGGGAGCCAGACAGGCATAGCTAGTTCATCCCCCGTCTTGGAGGTGGCACTGGTGGTGGCGGTGGAGGGGGTTAGTTGGCTGTAACACATGGGGAAGTGTGGGAGTCATGGGAAGGTAATGCTGCAGGCGCTGTTTCTTTGCCTCCCAGTCCGGCTTATTCTCATGTGGAGTCTGTCCCTTTCTGTTCTACAGTCTCTGTTCACATTGCTCTCTGCCTCCCCATCTGTAACTCTTCATCTCTGCCTCCCTTGCCGGCATTTCCTCAGTCTGGTTGTTCCTGCCTCTCCCTGccgtctctcctctccccacccaggCTTTAACtttgcctccttccctctctcaccCTCCCTGTAACTGTCCTCTTCCCTGCTTAGACCTTCCTGGATGAGCTGCACGAGACAGGGCAGCTGCACTCCATGTCCACCTGGATGGAGCTGTACCCAGCGGTCAGCACTGATATCCGCTTTGCCAACATGCTGGGCCAGCCGGGTAAGGCAGCCGGGCTCTCCCTTCTCTGGCCTGGCTTCCTGCCCTGCCAGTCTCTCTGCACTCCCACTCCCTGGTCCTGTCCTCAACCCCACCCTCAGGCCTTGGGAAGCTGCCGCCCGCcaggcccccctccctccctcccccgcaGGCTCCACCCCTCTGGACTTGTTCAAGTTCTATGTGGAGGAGTTGAAGGCACGATTCCATGATGAGAAGAAGATCATAAAGGACATCCTTAAGGtgagggaggcctggggctgTGGATGGATGCAGGCTGGGTGCAGGGCTGCTCCCAAGACAGGGCTCCCTGATAAATCCTGTTTTGTGGAAGCATTGCAGCTCAGTTCAGGAGATAGCTATTGTGATCCTTTCTTTATACAGAAATGAACAAGATACAGTTTCTGCCTAGAAGGAGCTCAGGGTCTAATAGGAAGAGAGACATGGAAAGTAGATAGACATTACAGAGGGGCAAGGGTTATTATTACAGAGATGAGAATCAGAAGAATTGCCATTTGAACTGCACCTCTAAGaatgaggaggtgggggaggatggAGGCCGGGGGCGTAGGGTGCCGCAGGAGCAAAGAGGAGCAGGAAGCACAACTAGTCATAAACTAGTTCCCCACAAGTATTCTCCTTCTGCCTGTACAGTGTTTTAGAAAAACCTGGAATTCGttgctaacattttaaaatcaatagaTTACAATTAAAATCTGGATCTTCAGCATCTCTTGGAAATTTGCATTATCTAGCAGCGCTAAGGTTGGCTTTGAGAAGCATTCAGTGGGCTAAAGCTGAGATACTAAGGCTTTTTAGAAGGGGCATATCCTCCTTATCTGTCCTCACTCCTCCCTGTCACATCTGTAACACGAGAGCAAAGTCACCTACAATTTACCATCTCCATGCTGGAGAGTTCCTCAACATTCATGTCTatcaaagaggaaaaagtgaGTGATGGACTGAGAGAGCCCTGTGTTTCAGGAAAAGATAACAAAGAGAAGCATATTTCTTTGTGGAAATAAAGACCCTTCTCATGAGTTTCGGGGAGCAGTGTGCACCGTGGTTAGGAACAAGACTGTGAAGGCCGACTGTGGGGTTGAAAGTCCATCTTAACCACTTACAAGTTTTATGACCTTGAGCAGattacttaatttttctgagcatgtttcctcatctgaaaagtgggGAATATTCCCCCAAACTTCACCTGATTATCAGCAGGAATAACTTGGTACCCGAGATGAAGAAGGTCTCAGAATAAAGCTAGGAATGTCTCACTGcacacacatttcttttaaatCCCATGTCTTGCCTTAAAATGCATGCAGGTGCTGTACGTTAATACCGTAACACttatctgttaatattttaaaattacttaccATTAGGTAACATATATTGTATTGTCCTGTGgcttcctctatttctctgtacCCCAGTTGGGAAGGAGAGCCCTGCATATAAAATTCTTTGAATGCTAAAATAAGGAAATTGGATTTTTATCTTGTAAGTAACGGGGAGGTGGGGAATGATGTCTTGGAAAAGCCCCAGTGGTGGTGTAGAGCCCTGCCCGCAGCCAGAGTACTTGTATGCGCAGGGATGGAGTGGTAGGGAGACAGGACTTGAGGCCTCAGGACGCAGAAAGTGATAGTGGCAAGTGATTCAGATCAGTTCTGAGCTTGAGTCATCCTCTTCTGACTCACCCCTAGACTGCTCCCTTGCTGTTGGGGCCCTTGGGAGAAAAGTCTGGGCAGCCGTGGACTCTCGAGGCAGGGTTTGAAGTGTGGGGGGTGAGCAGAGAGACCAGGCAGGAGCTGCTGTGTGGTCTAGGTGGGGATGGCCGGTGAGCACAGCTGAGGTGCTCCAGTTGCTTCTGAAACTCCCAAGGTCGGCTCACGGGGGCCTTGGGACAAGCCGGAGGGGACGGGGTGGAGGGACTTTTTGCTCCTTCCTTTATTTTCAAGTGTAACTGCTTGTTTCTCTTATGGAATGAGGGTTCTActtaagatttttattaaaaaaaaaaaagcatctgctgatttaaaaaaagtGTTTCCAACCAGTAGGCTAGACTCACGCAGAAGTAGAACtgacacatttgtgtgtgtgtgtgaaattgagggaaggaaggagtgaGACGGAGATAGCAGGGGTGGATTGATGGTAAGGATTAAGCAGGAAGAACAGGGCTGGAGAAAACAGGAATTCCATTTGGGAAATTGTTCTCATAAAGCaaccagaggcagggaggaaTAGAGCAAAtaccatattttaaatatgataatcACATAGGGTAGAAATATCTTATCTGGGAAGAGTTAAATTTTATTGGACACTTAACTTTTAACCCCTAAGTGGCTGGTACTGCTGACAGGCCTGTAGGAGCCCTATCCTTGCTGAGGCCTGTCTCTCCACACCTCCTGAGGACAGTCTTTGGTCAGTTCCCCTTCCTGTTGCCCCTTTTGGGCTCCTGCCTCTAGAAGGGAGGTGAACCCAGGGCCCTGAGGCCATCTACCCGCCAGGCAGACTGTGGGCTGTGATGGCACTCCACATCCCATGGGGTAATGCAGAGTCCTGAACTCGGAGAAGCTGAAAGTCAGAAGATCTGGGCCCATCCATGGGAGTGGGGAGTGGAGTGTGGGGTGGGGGCTCCCAGAAAATGAATTATCTTGGGATCTGCTGAACTTGAAGTGTCTGTGAAATATCCAGTCTAGAATGGGTCTGAAAGTCAGGAGAGAGGTGAGGGGTGGGATTGCTAGGAACAGTGTGGAGCAGGCACATAAGACAAGAGAGGTGGTAAAAGGGGTCAGAGACAGGCGGGGACCCCGGAGAAGGAAGGACTGCAGAAGTGAACAGAGGCTAGAAGAGTGAGGACTCAGAAGGGGTCCCTGGAGTTCTTAGGACATGAGCAACCTCTAGGGGAGCAGTGTCCATGAAGAGGGTAGAATAAGTGCAGCACAGGCTTTAGTTATATAACTCCTGGCTGTTTATTGGTTGAGACCTCTGCAAGTTATATagtgtctctgagcctcagtttcctcatctgtaaaatgaggataatataaATGCAAGGTCATGAAGTTAAATGATAACATTTGTAGCATCTTGCTCATTAGTaggcttaataaatgttttcctttgtgCTACATTTAAAGATTGTGAAACAGAGGGACAGAAGCAGAGGTTATTAGCTTGAGGAAAGTGAGAGCAGGGTGGAAAGGGTATTTCAGGTTAAGTGAGGTGCATACTTGACGGAAGGAGCCAGTGAAGAGGCGAGATCGAAGTCTGCAGTTCCCTAAGCGAGAGAGATTGTATGTCTGAGGAGAAGAGCTGGAGAGCATGGGCTGAGGAAGCCCTCTTGGAAGCAGCAGGAAGAGTATGCCTCTGCTGTCAGCAGGGGGCCAGAGCAGGTTCCGGATGAGCAGAGGTAGTAGATGGGAACCTGGGCCTCTGCCTCAGACCCTACGCTCCAGTGGCTCCACTTTCCACTGAGTCGTGTTGGGCCAAGTGAGACAACTCTCCTACAGCCTGCTCACTGGCGTGTTGTGAGGCTTAGGTGAGAAGCACAGCGCCTAGTCCATGGTGCTTTATAGTGTGACGTGTCCTTAATAATGTTGGGGAGTTGTACAGCTGATGgcctttatttttcatgattgtGGGTGTAGTGCTTAAAAGTAGGGACTTCATCGTTAGAAAGACCTGGGGTAGAATTCTTGTCCAGCCATATGTTAGCCTTGAAGACCTTGGGCAGTTACTCTAGTTTCTCTCAACCTTGGTTTCTTCTTCCACATAAAATTAGGACCTGTGCTTTAGTTCAGatatgtgaggattaaatgagataatgtgtgtgaGGCACTCAGCATGgtacctggtacatagtaagcactcaataaatacagCTGTAGATGTTGACTAAGAAAGAATACAGGGaacttatgacccagcaatggcTCAAGCTTAAGCCAAAGGGACAAAGAATCAGTTGTCAGAAACACAGGCATCTATCAGACGGAGAACATGTACCTTGAACACCTACCCGTGATCCAGCCCTGCCAGTCCCGTGACAGCTAAGCCAAGGGCTGGTATGGGAGGTTTAATTATCAGATGGGGAGGACTTGAATGACTTGGTCTCCGAAGTGCATCCCCGTCCTGTGGATCCCTTCCGGGGGAGGGGGCTACTTGAGCATCTGTAGTCTGACCCGTGACTGCCCTGGAGGCAGCCAACTTCAGGTTCAGGCCTGTGGTGCCCCCCTGCTTCATGCGCTGCTGTGCCCACAGGACCGGGGCTTCTGCGTGGAGGTGAACACAGCCTTCGAGGACTTCGCCCACGTCATAAGCTTTGACAAGAGGGCTGCTGCGCTGGATGCAGGCAACATCAAGCTGACTTTCAATAGTGTGAGGGGCCGCGCGGGGTGGGGCTGTAGCCAGGGCTCCGTTCTCGAGCTCGTCCCTTGCTCTGGTTCCGTTCCTTCTCACGCACCGCCCCAGCGTGACTCTGCCCCCAGTCCAGGAGTGATAGTAGGAGCTCAAACCCCAGCTTCCCACACACCCTCTCTTGAGTGACCCTGCCCTGTGCCCTGTCGCCCTCAGCTGCTGGAGAAAGCAGAGGCGCGCGAGAGAGAGCGGGAGAAGGAGGAGGCCCGGCGGCTGCGGCGCAGGGAAGCTGCCTTCCGAAGCATGCTGAGGCAGGCTGTGCCTGCTCTGGAGCTGGGCACGGCCTGGGAAGAGGtcaggactgcagcctggcaTCAAACACCACCCCTCAGTCCTGAGGGCAGCAGTGCTTCTCCACCACTGGGGGCCCACCCCAGTCGTAGCACAGCTCGGGGCCAGCTTCGGcgccc is from Bubalus bubalis isolate 160015118507 breed Murrah chromosome 4, NDDB_SH_1, whole genome shotgun sequence and encodes:
- the PRPF40B gene encoding pre-mRNA-processing factor 40 homolog B isoform X8 produces the protein MMPPPGIPPPFPPMGLPPMSQRPPAIPPMPPGIMPPMLPPMGAPPPLTQIPGMVPPMMPGMLMPAVPVTAATAPGADTASSAVAGTGPPRALWSEHVAPDGRVYYYNADDKQSVWEKPSVLKSKAELLLSQCPWKEYKSDTGKPYYYNNQSKESRWTRPKDLDDLEALVKQEAAGKQQQPQTLQPQPPQPQPDPPPVPPGPTLLPTGLLEPEPGGSEDCAVSEAAQPLEQGLLQQPEEGPSSSAGQHQPPQQEEEESKPEPERSGLSWSNREKAKQAFKELLRDKAVPSNASWEQAMKMVVTDPRYSALPKLSEKKQAFNAYKAQREKEEKEEARLRAKEAKQTLQHFLEQHERMTSTTRYRRAEQTFGELEVWAVVPERDRKEVYDDVLFFLAKKEKEQAKQLRRRNIQALKSILDGMSSVNFQTTWSQAQQYLMDNPSFAQDHQLQNMDKEDALICFEEHIRALEREEEEERERARLRERRQQRKNREAFQTFLDELHETGQLHSMSTWMELYPAVSTDIRFANMLGQPGSTPLDLFKFYVEELKARFHDEKKIIKDILKDRGFCVEVNTAFEDFAHVISFDKRAAALDAGNIKLTFNSLLEKAEAREREREKEEARRLRRREAAFRSMLRQAVPALELGTAWEEVRERFVCDSAFEQITLESERIRLFREFLQVLETECQHLHSKGRKHGRKGKKHHRKRSHSPSVSWRGSESGDEELPPPSLRPPKRRRRNPSESGSEPSSSLDSVESGGAALGGRGSPSSRLLLGSGGKRREGRRTGLRLPQKDHGLRKAKKPKKKTKKRRHKSNSPESETDPEEKAAKESDEKEPEQDKDRDLRRAELPNRSPAFGIKKEKTGWDTSESELSEGELERRRRTLLQQLDDHQ
- the PRPF40B gene encoding pre-mRNA-processing factor 40 homolog B isoform X9, which produces MKTRSNILFIRRVSVPDSGPRPPAAPAPFPPGPPMMPPPFMPPPGIPPPFPPMGLPPMSQRPPAIPPMPPGIMPPMLPPMGAPPPLTQIPGMVPPMMPGMLMPAVPVTAATAPGADTASSAVAGTGPPRALWSEHVAPDGRVYYYNADDKQSVWEKPSVLKSKAELLLSQCPWKEYKSDTGKPYYYNNQSKESRWTRPKDLDDLEALVKQEAAGKQQQPQTLQPQPPQPQPDPPPVPPGPTLLPTGLLEPEPGGSEDCAVSEAAQPLEQGLLQQPEEGPSSSAGQHQPPQQEEEESKPEPERSGLSWSNREKAKQAFKELLRDKAVPSNASWEQAMKMVVTDPRYSALPKLSEKKQAFNAYKAQREKEEKEEARLRAKEAKQTLQHFLEQHERMTSTTRYRRAEQTFGELEVWAVVPERDRKEVYDDVLFFLAKKEKEQAKQLRRRNIQALKSILDGMSSVNFQTTWSQAQQYLMDNPSFAQDHQLQNMDKEDALICFEEHIRALEREEEEERERARLRERRQQRKNREAFQTFLDELHETGQLHSMSTWMELYPAVSTDIRFANMLGQPGSTPLDLFKFYVEELKARFHDEKKIIKDILKLLEKAEAREREREKEEARRLRRREAAFRSMLRQAVPALELGTAWEEVRERFVCDSAFEQITLESERIRLFREFLQVLETECQHLHSKGRKHGRKGKKHHRKRSHSPSVSWRGSESGDEELPPPSLRPPKRRRRNPSESGSEPSSSLDSVESGGAALGGRGSPSSRLLLGSGGKRREGRRTGLRLPQKDHGLRKAKKPKKKTKKRRHKSNSPESETDPEEKAAKESDEKEPEQDKDRDLRRAELPNRSPAFGIKKEKTGWDTSESELSEGELERRRRTLLQQLDDHQ
- the PRPF40B gene encoding pre-mRNA-processing factor 40 homolog B isoform X3, translated to MSVPDSGPRPPAAPAPFPPGPPMMPPPFMPPPGIPPPFPPMGLPPMSQRPPAIPPMPPGIMPPMLPPMGAPPPLTQIPGMVPPMMPGMLMPAVPVTAATAPGADTASSAVAGTGPPRALWSEHVAPDGRVYYYNADDKQSVWEKPSVLKSKAELLLSQCPWKEYKSDTGKPYYYNNQSKESRWTRPKDLDDLEALVKQEAAGKQQQPQTLQPQPPQPQPDPPPVPPGPTLLPTGLLEPEPGGSEDCAVSEAAQPLEQGLLQQPEEGPSSSAGQHQPPQQEEEESKPEPERSGLSWSNREKAKQAFKELLRDKAVPSNASWEQAMKMVVTDPRYSALPKLSEKKQAFNAYKAQREKEEKEEARLRAKEAKQTLQHFLEQHERMTSTTRYRRAEQTFGELEVWAVVPERDRKEVYDDVLFFLAKKEKEQAKQLRRRNIQALKSILDGMSSVNFQTTWSQAQQYLMDNPSFAQDHQLQNMDKEDALICFEEHIRALEREEEEERERARLRERRQQRKNREAFQTFLDELHETGQLHSMSTWMELYPAVSTDIRFANMLGQPGSTPLDLFKFYVEELKARFHDEKKIIKDILKDRGFCVEVNTAFEDFAHVISFDKRAAALDAGNIKLTFNSLLEKAEAREREREKEEARRLRRREAAFRSMLRQAVPALELGTAWEEVRERFVCDSAFEQITLESERIRLFREFLQVLETECQHLHSKGRKHGRKGKKHHRKRSHSPSVSWRGSESGDEELPPPSLRPPKRRRRNPSESGSEPSSSLDSVESGGAALGGRGSPSSRLLLGSGGKRREGRRTGLRLPQKDHGLRKAKKPKKKTKKRRHKSNSPESETDPEEKAAKESDEKEPEQDKDRDLRRAELPNRSPAFGIKKEKTGWDTSESELSEGELERRRRTLLQQLDDHQ
- the PRPF40B gene encoding pre-mRNA-processing factor 40 homolog B isoform X5 translates to MKTRSNILFIRRVSVPDSGPRPPAAPAPFPPGPPMMPPPFMPPPGIPPPFPPMGLPPMSQRPPAIPPMPPGIMPPMLPPMGAPPPLTQIPGMVPPMMPGMLMPAVPVTAATAPGADTASSAVAGTGPPRALWSEHVAPDGRVYYYNADDKQSVWEKPSVLKSKAELLLSQCPWKEYKSDTGKPYYYNNQSKESRWTRPKDLDDLEALVKQEAAGKQQQPQTLQPQPPQPQPDPPPVPPGPTLLPTGLLEPEPGGSEDCAVSEAAQPLEQGLLQQPEEGPSSSAGQHQPPQQEEEESKPEPERSGLSWSNREKAKQAFKELLRDKAVPSNASWEQAMKMVVTDPRYSALPKLSEKKQAFNAYKAQREKEEKEEARLRAKEAKQTLQHFLEQHERMTSTTRYRRAEQTFGELEVWAVVPERDRKEVYDDVLFFLAKKEKEQAKQLRRRNIQALKSILDGMSSVNFQTTWSQAQQYLMDNPSFAQDHQLQNMDKEDALICFEEHIRALEREEEEERERARLRERRQQRKNREAFQTFLDELHETGQLHSMSTWMELYPAVSTDIRFANMLGQPGSTPLDLFKFYVEELKARFHDEKKIIKDILKDRGFCVEVNTAFEDFAHVISFDKRAAALDAGNIKLTFNSLLEKAEAREREREKEEARRLRRREAAFRSMLRQAVPALELGTAWEEVRERFVCDSAFEQITLESERIRLFREFLQVLETECQHLHSKGRKHGRKGKKHHRKRSHSPSVSWRGSESGDEELPPPSLRPPKRRRRNPSESGSEPSSSLDSVESGGAALGGRGSPSSRLLLGSDHGLRKAKKPKKKTKKRRHKSNSPESETDPEEKAAKESDEKEPEQDKDRDLRRAELPNRSPAFGIKKEKTGWDTSESELSEGELERRRRTLLQQLDDHQ